One stretch of Desulfovibrionales bacterium DNA includes these proteins:
- a CDS encoding hydrogenase maturation protease: MHDQKILIVGIGNLLLQDEGIGVHIIQALRNRELPAHVDLLDMGTATMNLAFYLDGVQKVIIVDALKAGQKPGTIYQCRPEDLIADKEGPVSLHDLGVVESLSMSKKLGYAPEVVIIGVEPRAIDWGMELTDEVQKQVPAIIDIILKECQRNGG; the protein is encoded by the coding sequence ATGCATGATCAGAAGATATTAATTGTCGGCATAGGTAATCTTCTCCTCCAGGATGAGGGGATAGGGGTGCATATCATCCAGGCCTTGCGAAACAGGGAGCTTCCGGCCCATGTGGATTTGTTGGATATGGGTACGGCCACTATGAACCTGGCCTTTTATCTGGATGGGGTGCAAAAGGTGATAATTGTTGATGCCCTTAAGGCCGGGCAGAAGCCGGGGACAATTTATCAGTGCCGTCCTGAAGACCTCATTGCAGATAAAGAAGGTCCGGTTTCCCTGCATGACCTCGGTGTGGTAGAGTCCCTTTCCATGTCCAAAAAACTGGGTTATGCGCCGGAGGTGGTAATAATCGGCGTAGAACCCAGGGCCATTGACTGGGGGATGGAGCTAACGGATGAGGTTCAGAAGCAGGTGCCGGCCATCATCGATATCATATTAAAGGAATGTCAGAGAAATGGAGGCTAG
- a CDS encoding integron integrase gives MLKIPDNILVQYEAILTKKVPAVSVHSDYKKWLRYFLDFCGKYPVPDSKSERVRLFIEKLREKKQTPDQQKQAAYAVSLYFEILRNLDNKTPSVSVNSNTILSPVPDPQPPKRVPEAEYAEKSVSPEWDKVIADLASEIKTRHYSRRTLKAYALWSRQFQKFLRDKPPHELSSADVKEYLTYLAVKCHVAASTQNQAFNALLFVFRHVLKKDFGDHRDVPRAKRSRYIPVVLSRREIDTVLKHLEYPYDLVVKLLYGCGLRLFECLQLRVKDFNFDAEILTIHGKGKKDRTVPIPQTIVPELTAQLEAVSKLHDEDLAAGFTGVFLDSLLEKKYPSAAKDFIWQWFFPQKTLTPIPGTKELRRYHLHETHVQRALYEAVRRARLTKRVSSHTFRHSFATHLLQANYDIRTIQELLGHSDVKTTMIYTHCVPSRTVKEAKSPLDF, from the coding sequence ATGCTCAAAATACCGGACAATATTTTAGTTCAATATGAGGCCATCCTCACAAAAAAAGTACCGGCTGTTTCTGTTCACTCTGATTATAAAAAATGGCTTCGGTACTTTTTGGATTTTTGCGGTAAATACCCCGTGCCGGATTCCAAGTCGGAGCGGGTGCGCTTATTTATCGAAAAGCTGCGGGAAAAAAAGCAGACCCCGGACCAGCAAAAACAGGCCGCTTATGCCGTGTCTCTTTATTTTGAGATACTGCGGAACCTTGATAACAAAACCCCGTCTGTGAGTGTTAATTCAAACACAATATTGTCTCCCGTTCCTGACCCGCAGCCGCCGAAACGCGTTCCTGAAGCCGAATATGCGGAGAAGTCGGTCTCTCCTGAATGGGATAAGGTTATCGCCGATCTGGCATCTGAGATCAAAACGCGCCACTATTCCCGGAGAACTCTCAAGGCCTATGCGCTCTGGAGTCGTCAGTTTCAGAAGTTCCTGCGGGATAAACCGCCTCATGAACTGTCGTCGGCTGATGTGAAAGAATACCTCACCTATCTCGCCGTGAAATGCCATGTCGCCGCTTCGACTCAAAACCAGGCGTTCAATGCCTTGCTGTTTGTTTTTCGGCATGTTCTCAAGAAGGACTTCGGCGATCACCGGGACGTCCCCCGCGCGAAGAGGTCGAGATATATCCCCGTGGTCCTTTCCCGGCGTGAGATAGATACCGTATTGAAGCATCTCGAATATCCCTATGACCTTGTAGTCAAATTGCTGTACGGATGCGGGCTCAGGTTATTCGAATGTCTGCAACTGCGGGTAAAGGATTTTAACTTCGACGCCGAAATTCTTACGATCCACGGAAAAGGGAAAAAAGACCGAACCGTGCCTATTCCGCAGACAATCGTACCTGAGCTGACGGCCCAGCTTGAAGCCGTGAGTAAGCTCCATGACGAGGATCTTGCGGCAGGCTTTACAGGCGTCTTTCTCGACAGCTTGCTCGAAAAGAAATATCCTTCCGCCGCGAAGGATTTCATCTGGCAGTGGTTCTTTCCGCAAAAGACGCTTACACCGATTCCGGGCACAAAAGAGCTTCGACGGTATCATCTTCATGAAACGCATGTCCAGAGAGCGCTTTATGAAGCAGTCCGGCGGGCAAGGCTCACCAAGCGCGTCTCGTCTCACACCTTCCGCCACAGCTTTGCCACTCATCTTTTACAGGCAAATTACGACATTCGGACAATCCAGGAACTCCTCGGCCACAGCGACGTGAAGACTACGATGATTTATACGCACTGCGTGCCGAGCAGGACGGTGAAAGAAGCTAAAAGCCCCCTGGATTTTTAA
- the lnu(F) gene encoding lincosamide nucleotidyltransferase Lnu(F) — protein MLQLKMIELFKEGCHEDARIIAALMFGSFAIGEGDEFSDIEFAVFIQDDHFENFDQRSWLNAVSPVAAYFPDDFGHHTALFENGIRGEFHFMRKSDIPVISTWQGYGWFPSLEAAVLLDRSGELSRYASALVGDPPIREGAPLVEGLVLNLISLMLFGANLLNRGEYARAWALLSKAHENLLKLVRLHEGATDHWPTPSRALEKDISEDSYNRYLACTSSAEPRALCAAYHQTWTWSLELFKSVTEPLNIEFPRTVIAQAKRLLNESATPHNK, from the coding sequence ATGCTTCAACTGAAAATGATAGAACTCTTCAAGGAAGGTTGTCATGAGGATGCACGAATAATCGCGGCATTGATGTTCGGCTCATTTGCTATCGGAGAGGGTGACGAGTTCTCTGATATCGAATTCGCAGTGTTCATCCAGGATGACCATTTTGAAAATTTCGATCAGCGCTCGTGGCTTAATGCCGTAAGTCCGGTTGCTGCTTACTTTCCGGACGACTTCGGCCACCACACCGCACTTTTTGAAAACGGCATTCGCGGTGAATTCCATTTCATGCGAAAATCGGACATACCGGTCATTTCCACTTGGCAAGGCTATGGGTGGTTTCCCTCGCTTGAGGCGGCTGTTTTGTTGGACCGATCAGGAGAGTTGTCAAGGTATGCAAGCGCTCTCGTGGGCGATCCCCCGATACGTGAAGGCGCACCGCTGGTGGAAGGGCTTGTGTTGAACCTCATCAGCCTGATGCTCTTTGGGGCCAATCTTTTAAATCGGGGAGAGTACGCTCGCGCCTGGGCTTTGCTCAGCAAAGCACATGAAAACCTACTCAAGCTGGTTCGACTCCACGAAGGGGCAACAGACCACTGGCCGACACCTTCACGCGCGCTCGAAAAGGATATCTCGGAGGACTCGTATAATCGCTATCTGGCATGCACAAGCAGTGCAGAACCAAGAGCACTATGTGCAGCCTATCATCAAACGTGGACGTGGAGTCTCGAATTGTTCAAGAGCGTGACAGAACCTCTGAATATCGAGTTTCCGAGAACTGTAATTGCGCAGGCAAAAAGGTTGCTCAATGAGTCTGCGACGCCGCACAACAAGTAA
- a CDS encoding class I SAM-dependent methyltransferase has product MIKITENELSAMLLENITLRAVEPNIYSVLPDGNSGNEYDSQFGFIYDLVACNPIYNRLIWGYSVKIFSQVASESLHSSQDGPVLDIGCGSLAFTAKTYSQYTKRPVILTDQSLKMLRMAKSRLIKQNGKIPDNLVLLHADALQLPFQENIFTTILSENLLHCLSDTGPLLKQLKTIMSKNGKMYFTTLVRANRFADKYFEALANSGKLVSRTMADHKKIFEQIGLSAKHETSGNLLIIRANK; this is encoded by the coding sequence ATGATAAAAATTACTGAAAATGAATTGTCAGCCATGTTGTTGGAAAATATTACGCTCAGAGCAGTTGAGCCGAATATTTACTCTGTTCTCCCTGATGGTAACTCTGGAAATGAGTATGACAGCCAGTTCGGTTTTATATATGACCTGGTAGCTTGCAATCCAATTTATAACCGCCTTATTTGGGGGTATTCAGTCAAAATATTTTCTCAAGTAGCAAGCGAATCACTCCATTCTTCTCAAGATGGGCCTGTTTTGGATATTGGCTGCGGTTCTCTTGCATTCACAGCAAAAACATATAGTCAGTACACAAAACGTCCAGTGATCTTAACGGACCAGTCACTTAAAATGCTCCGCATGGCTAAATCAAGATTAATAAAACAGAACGGTAAGATCCCAGATAACCTGGTTCTCCTTCACGCTGACGCTCTCCAACTCCCATTTCAAGAAAATATATTTACAACAATACTCTCTGAGAATCTGCTCCATTGTCTCAGTGACACAGGTCCTCTCCTCAAGCAATTGAAAACCATCATGTCGAAGAATGGCAAAATGTATTTCACTACATTGGTTCGCGCCAATCGTTTTGCGGACAAATATTTTGAGGCATTAGCCAACAGCGGCAAATTGGTTTCAAGAACCATGGCTGACCATAAAAAAATTTTTGAGCAAATTGGCCTATCCGCAAAACACGAAACATCTGGTAACCTCTTGATAATAAGGGCAAACAAATAG
- a CDS encoding class I SAM-dependent methyltransferase, with product MGLLKKIGMQCRKPSGCFGRLVGRSMNFEHAKIRQWGLSHISIKSDSCVLDIGCGGGKAVKEIASSISKGKVYGIDYSKDMVQLSKKVNDNLIKQGTVEILYGTVSSLPFPDEMFDFVTAIETYYFWPNLVNDLIEVKRVLKPGAFLLLVHAAYKDDQFEKRNSKLVNLLNIKIHTPDEYKNFLSEAGYQIEKIDNLPKKNWISVIAQKRKS from the coding sequence ATGGGATTGTTAAAAAAAATTGGAATGCAATGTAGAAAACCTTCAGGTTGTTTTGGTAGACTTGTCGGAAGATCAATGAACTTCGAACATGCCAAAATTAGGCAGTGGGGACTTAGTCATATTTCTATTAAATCGGATTCATGTGTTCTTGATATAGGTTGTGGTGGAGGAAAGGCCGTTAAAGAGATAGCTTCATCCATATCAAAAGGAAAGGTCTACGGAATTGACTATTCTAAGGATATGGTTCAATTATCAAAAAAGGTAAATGACAATCTTATAAAACAAGGTACTGTTGAAATACTGTATGGCACCGTTTCCTCTTTACCGTTTCCAGATGAAATGTTTGATTTTGTAACAGCAATTGAAACATATTATTTTTGGCCTAATTTAGTTAATGATTTAATTGAGGTAAAACGTGTATTAAAACCAGGAGCATTTCTTTTATTAGTTCATGCAGCATATAAAGATGACCAGTTTGAAAAACGAAATAGTAAATTGGTCAATCTGCTTAATATAAAGATTCATACACCAGATGAGTATAAAAATTTTCTGTCTGAAGCAGGATATCAGATAGAAAAAATAGATAATTTACCTAAAAAAAATTGGATTTCTGTAATTGCACAAAAAAGAAAAAGCTAA
- a CDS encoding methyltransferase: MMMSLAPANIALRQPAVQADKGPLNFERARQNMKDNREGIPPSAALMQMITGFWVSSAIYVAAKLELADHTGDKTISAQELAQSVGAHPGSLYRLLSALASIGVFTEVEPRRFALTAIGKCLKSGPGSLRAFSIVGRELGWEPWGHLLHSVRTGETAFGHLHEMGYFEYLKQNPELARLFDEAMMGFVTMNGLAVVAAYDFTPFSTIIDIGGGRATLMAAMLKQNSQAKGIVFDRPEVAEEANKSLVSAGISNRCRYIGGDFFVSVPSGGDVYILASVLHDWDDEKSLIILKNCRRTMGGAEKLLLVEMILPPGNAPFFGKLLDLNMLVNFGGRERTEVEYRKLLSTAGFKLTRIIQTKTPSSLIEAIPD, encoded by the coding sequence GTGATGATGTCGTTGGCTCCGGCAAATATCGCTCTACGCCAACCAGCAGTCCAAGCGGACAAAGGGCCGCTTAACTTTGAAAGAGCAAGGCAAAATATGAAAGATAATCGTGAAGGCATTCCGCCGTCTGCTGCGCTGATGCAGATGATCACAGGTTTTTGGGTTTCATCGGCGATATATGTTGCAGCAAAATTGGAACTTGCCGACCACACTGGAGATAAGACTATCAGTGCCCAGGAACTTGCACAGAGCGTAGGTGCTCATCCTGGCTCTCTCTATCGTCTTCTTAGTGCACTTGCGAGCATTGGTGTTTTCACAGAAGTAGAACCACGACGTTTCGCGCTGACCGCTATCGGAAAATGTCTCAAGAGCGGCCCCGGATCACTGCGTGCGTTTTCAATCGTTGGACGAGAGCTCGGTTGGGAACCCTGGGGTCACCTTCTCCATTCCGTTCGTACAGGGGAAACCGCTTTTGGCCATCTACACGAAATGGGCTATTTCGAGTATCTTAAACAAAACCCTGAACTTGCTCGGCTATTCGATGAGGCAATGATGGGCTTCGTCACGATGAATGGCCTTGCGGTTGTGGCGGCATACGACTTCACGCCTTTCTCGACAATCATTGACATCGGCGGTGGGCGAGCCACCCTTATGGCGGCAATGCTCAAACAAAATTCCCAAGCAAAAGGAATTGTTTTTGATCGCCCCGAAGTTGCGGAAGAAGCTAACAAAAGTCTTGTGTCTGCAGGTATCTCAAATCGTTGTAGGTATATCGGCGGAGATTTTTTTGTTTCTGTGCCGTCGGGAGGCGATGTTTATATCCTTGCCTCGGTCCTTCACGATTGGGATGATGAAAAGAGTCTCATTATTCTCAAAAATTGCCGAAGAACTATGGGAGGCGCGGAAAAGCTGCTTCTTGTCGAAATGATACTTCCTCCGGGTAATGCGCCTTTCTTCGGAAAACTTCTCGATCTAAATATGCTGGTAAATTTTGGTGGGCGTGAGAGAACTGAAGTAGAATATCGTAAGCTCCTGTCAACCGCCGGCTTCAAACTTACACGAATAATACAAACAAAAACGCCATCGAGTCTTATTGAAGCGATCCCTGATTAG